The following coding sequences are from one Microbacterium sp. SORGH_AS_0969 window:
- a CDS encoding zf-HC2 domain-containing protein yields MSDCGCDQARRDLEEYLRNEVCKTEAKDIRDHLENCPGCQDEALVARTLTEVVARACKETAPEELRDQVLARLRSVQAAH; encoded by the coding sequence ATGAGCGACTGCGGCTGCGACCAGGCACGGCGCGACCTGGAGGAGTACCTCCGCAACGAGGTCTGCAAGACCGAGGCGAAGGACATCCGGGACCATCTCGAGAACTGCCCCGGATGCCAGGACGAGGCGCTCGTCGCCCGCACGCTGACCGAAGTGGTCGCGCGGGCCTGCAAAGAGACGGCGCCGGAGGAACTCCGCGACCAGGTGCTCGCCAGACTCCGCTCGGTTCAGGCCGCTCACTGA
- a CDS encoding sigma-70 family RNA polymerase sigma factor, with protein sequence MDDTADTLPPVAEPRAQFEEQALPFMDQLYAAAMRMTRNPADAADLVQETFVKAYGSWATFTQGTNLKAWLYRILTNTYINTYRKKQREPYQSAIDDLEDWQLGGAESTTATSARSAEAEAIDHMPASVVKDALQSIPEDFRLAVYLADVEGFAYQEIADIMKTPIGTVMSRLHRGRRLLRDLLSDYAKERGFQAATGEKK encoded by the coding sequence ATGGACGACACGGCAGACACCCTCCCGCCGGTGGCGGAACCCCGCGCGCAGTTCGAAGAGCAGGCGCTGCCCTTTATGGACCAGCTGTACGCGGCGGCGATGCGCATGACGCGCAACCCCGCCGACGCGGCCGACCTCGTGCAAGAGACGTTCGTCAAGGCCTACGGGTCGTGGGCGACGTTCACCCAGGGCACCAATCTCAAGGCGTGGCTGTACCGGATTCTCACGAACACGTACATCAACACGTACCGCAAGAAGCAGCGCGAGCCGTACCAGAGCGCGATCGACGACCTCGAGGACTGGCAGCTCGGCGGCGCCGAGTCGACGACCGCGACCAGCGCGCGCTCGGCCGAGGCCGAGGCCATCGATCACATGCCCGCGTCGGTCGTCAAGGACGCGCTGCAGTCGATCCCCGAAGACTTCCGCCTGGCGGTGTACCTCGCCGACGTGGAGGGCTTCGCCTACCAAGAGATCGCCGACATCATGAAAACCCCGATCGGCACGGTCATGAGTCGTCTGCACCGCGGCCGACGGCTGCTGCGTGACCTGCTGTCGGACTACGCGAAAGAACGCGGCTTCCAGGCCGCGACAGGAGAGAAGAAATGA
- the aroA gene encoding 3-phosphoshikimate 1-carboxyvinyltransferase, producing MTRLGYSPSAATPRGAWNAPVADAAVDATVTVPGSKSLTNRELVLAAIADGPGMLHAPLHSDDSARMVESLRELGVGIEEVATDSPFGPDLLVTPPAAFSGDVTIDCGQAGTVMRFVAPVAGLARGDVHVTAHESALHRPMGAMISALREVGVDIDDGGHWALPFTVRGHGHVRGGEVEIDASQSSQFVSGLLLAAPRFDVGLHLRHVGSRLPSIPHIDMTVEALAHRGIHVERPAVGEWIVPAGPIRAKDVAIEPDLSNAAPFLAAAMVTGGSVTVTGWPLHSTQPGALLADILSEMGARVSRRGGALTVSAGERIAGLELDLSAAGELAPTLFGLAAFADGPTTLHGIGHIRGHETDRIAALVGNLRSLGGEAHELEDGIRIVPQPLRGGEWKAHHDHRLATTGALIGLRVPGVEIDDIGTTAKTLPQFAGLWHAMLGLDEGTDAAR from the coding sequence ATGACACGTCTCGGGTATTCCCCTTCCGCCGCCACTCCTCGTGGGGCGTGGAACGCGCCCGTCGCCGACGCAGCGGTGGATGCCACCGTCACGGTGCCCGGCTCCAAGTCGCTCACCAACCGCGAACTCGTGCTCGCCGCGATCGCCGACGGCCCCGGCATGCTGCACGCTCCGCTGCACTCCGACGACTCGGCGCGCATGGTCGAGTCGCTGCGCGAACTGGGGGTCGGCATCGAAGAGGTGGCCACCGACTCACCCTTCGGACCCGATCTCCTCGTCACCCCGCCTGCCGCGTTCTCGGGCGACGTCACGATCGACTGCGGGCAGGCCGGTACCGTGATGCGCTTCGTCGCACCGGTCGCGGGGCTCGCGCGCGGCGACGTCCACGTCACGGCGCACGAGAGCGCGCTGCACCGTCCGATGGGCGCGATGATCTCCGCGCTGCGCGAGGTCGGCGTCGACATCGACGACGGCGGCCACTGGGCGCTCCCGTTCACCGTCCGCGGCCACGGTCACGTGCGCGGCGGCGAGGTCGAGATCGACGCGAGCCAGTCGAGCCAGTTCGTCTCGGGCCTGCTGCTGGCCGCTCCGCGTTTCGACGTCGGTCTGCACCTGCGCCACGTGGGCTCTCGCCTGCCGAGCATCCCGCACATCGACATGACCGTCGAGGCCCTCGCGCACCGCGGCATCCATGTCGAACGACCGGCCGTCGGCGAGTGGATCGTCCCCGCGGGCCCGATCCGCGCGAAAGACGTCGCGATCGAACCCGACCTCTCCAACGCCGCTCCGTTCCTCGCCGCGGCGATGGTCACCGGCGGATCCGTCACGGTCACCGGATGGCCCCTCCACAGCACGCAGCCCGGCGCGCTCCTGGCCGACATCCTCAGCGAGATGGGGGCCAGAGTGAGCCGCCGGGGCGGTGCCCTCACCGTGTCGGCGGGCGAGCGCATCGCGGGACTCGAGCTCGATCTCTCCGCCGCCGGCGAACTCGCCCCGACCCTCTTCGGTCTCGCGGCGTTCGCCGACGGCCCGACGACGCTGCACGGCATCGGCCACATCCGGGGTCACGAGACCGACCGCATCGCGGCGCTCGTCGGCAACCTGCGCTCGCTCGGCGGCGAGGCGCACGAACTCGAAGACGGCATCCGCATCGTGCCGCAACCCCTGCGCGGCGGCGAGTGGAAGGCGCACCACGACCACCGCCTGGCGACGACGGGCGCGCTGATCGGCCTGCGGGTCCCCGGCGTCGAGATCGACGACATCGGCACGACCGCGAAGACGCTCCCCCAGTTCGCCGGACTGTGGCACGCCATGCTGGGTCTGGACGAGGGCACGGATGCCGCGCGCTGA
- the rsgA gene encoding ribosome small subunit-dependent GTPase A, with protein sequence MSWLDDGDDDDLEYDESSIRVRPNPKANRPRTKRRPAHADARIARVLGVDRGRYTVLLDEDEPTERRVLATRARELRKQPIVNGDRARVVGDLSGDEGTLARIVGIEERTSLLRRSADDTDQVERVIVANADQMLIVVAAADPEPRERLVDRYLVAALDAGIRPLLVVTKTDLADPTEFLSHFDGIDLRVFTSAQGAMPLDEIGEAIAGHSTVFVGHSGVGKSTLVNALTGSERAIGHVNTVTGRGRHTSSSAVSLRYRGPAGSGWVIDTPGVRSFGLGHVDPAHVLGAFTDLAEAAEDCPRGCTHLPDAPDCAIAEAVASGRLGPGAEARLDSLHRLLTTFQAIERSRLEG encoded by the coding sequence GTGAGCTGGCTCGACGACGGCGACGACGACGACCTCGAGTACGACGAGTCGTCGATTCGGGTCCGCCCCAACCCCAAGGCGAACCGGCCGCGCACGAAGCGTCGGCCCGCGCACGCGGACGCCCGGATCGCCCGTGTCCTCGGCGTCGACCGCGGTCGCTACACCGTGCTGCTCGACGAGGACGAGCCGACCGAGCGCAGGGTCCTCGCGACCCGCGCGCGAGAGCTGCGCAAGCAGCCGATCGTCAACGGCGATCGCGCCCGCGTCGTCGGAGACCTCTCCGGCGACGAAGGCACGCTCGCGCGCATCGTCGGGATCGAGGAGCGCACGTCCCTGCTCCGCCGCAGCGCCGACGACACCGACCAGGTCGAACGGGTGATCGTGGCGAACGCCGACCAGATGCTCATCGTCGTCGCGGCGGCCGATCCCGAGCCCCGGGAGCGGCTCGTCGACCGGTACCTGGTCGCGGCGCTGGACGCCGGCATCCGTCCCCTGCTCGTCGTCACGAAGACCGACCTGGCCGATCCGACGGAGTTCCTCTCGCACTTCGACGGCATCGACCTGCGCGTCTTCACCAGCGCGCAGGGAGCCATGCCGCTCGATGAGATCGGCGAGGCCATCGCGGGGCACTCGACGGTGTTCGTCGGGCACTCCGGCGTCGGCAAGTCGACGCTCGTGAACGCGCTCACCGGATCGGAGCGCGCGATCGGGCACGTCAACACCGTCACGGGCCGCGGGCGCCACACCTCGTCATCCGCCGTGTCGCTGCGCTACCGCGGTCCCGCGGGTTCCGGCTGGGTCATCGACACCCCGGGCGTGCGCTCCTTCGGCCTCGGCCACGTCGATCCCGCCCACGTGCTCGGGGCCTTCACCGACCTCGCCGAGGCCGCGGAGGACTGCCCTCGTGGCTGCACGCACCTGCCCGACGCCCCGGACTGCGCGATCGCCGAAGCCGTGGCATCCGGTCGCCTGGGCCCGGGGGCCGAGGCCCGACTCGACTCGCTTCACCGATTGCTGACCACTTTCCAGGCCATCGAGCGTTCTAGGCTGGAGGGGTGA
- the bcp gene encoding thioredoxin-dependent thiol peroxidase gives MTNLSKGDTAPDFTLLDQDEHPVSLSDFRGRRVIVYFYPAAQTPGCTTQACDFRDSLASLQGAGYTVLGVSRDTTEKLRAFRDSDGLTFPLLSDPDHAVHEAYSAWGEKQNYGKTVTGVLRSTFVIDEDGTIVEAQYNVKATGHVARLRKALGLAA, from the coding sequence GTGACGAACCTCTCAAAGGGCGACACCGCCCCCGACTTCACCCTGCTCGACCAGGACGAGCACCCCGTCTCGCTGAGCGACTTCCGCGGGCGCCGCGTGATCGTGTACTTCTACCCGGCGGCGCAGACCCCCGGCTGCACGACGCAGGCATGCGACTTCCGCGACAGCCTCGCGTCGCTGCAGGGCGCCGGTTACACGGTGCTCGGCGTCTCCCGCGACACCACCGAGAAGCTGCGCGCGTTCCGCGACAGCGACGGCCTGACCTTCCCGCTGCTCAGCGACCCCGACCACGCCGTGCACGAGGCGTACAGCGCGTGGGGCGAGAAGCAGAACTACGGCAAGACGGTCACGGGCGTTCTGCGCTCGACCTTCGTCATCGACGAGGACGGCACGATCGTCGAGGCGCAGTACAACGTCAAGGCCACCGGCCACGTCGCGCGCCTGCGCAAGGCGCTCGGCCTCGCCGCCTGA
- a CDS encoding histidine kinase — translation MPVRLWAALVLGLEALGILALAGWQVVALIGGDTDSVVSSIALIVLTVIGAVIVAAFGVATARGVSAGRSGGIVTQLLILSVALGAITGEWAAPAVALLIAVPAVIGLVLLVLAVRAAAPRRRDAADGDGA, via the coding sequence ATGCCTGTTCGCCTCTGGGCCGCGCTCGTTCTGGGCCTCGAAGCCCTCGGCATCCTGGCCCTCGCCGGCTGGCAGGTGGTCGCCCTCATCGGCGGCGATACCGACTCCGTCGTCAGCTCGATCGCCCTGATCGTGCTCACCGTCATCGGTGCGGTCATCGTCGCGGCGTTCGGCGTGGCCACCGCGCGCGGCGTATCGGCCGGACGCTCCGGCGGCATCGTGACCCAGCTGCTGATCCTCTCCGTCGCCCTCGGTGCGATCACGGGGGAGTGGGCCGCGCCCGCGGTCGCGCTGCTCATCGCGGTTCCCGCGGTGATCGGTCTCGTCCTTCTCGTGCTCGCCGTTCGGGCCGCCGCGCCGCGTCGCCGTGACGCTGCCGACGGCGACGGCGCCTGA
- a CDS encoding WhiB family transcriptional regulator, translated as MDWRDKAACLTVDPELFFPVGNTGPAVDQIEKAKSVCARCTVTEVCLQYALESGQDSGVWGGLSEDERRALKRRAARARRAS; from the coding sequence ATGGATTGGCGCGACAAAGCAGCCTGCCTGACCGTCGACCCCGAGCTGTTCTTCCCCGTGGGCAACACCGGCCCCGCGGTCGACCAGATCGAGAAGGCCAAGTCGGTCTGCGCTCGCTGCACCGTCACCGAGGTCTGCCTGCAGTACGCCCTCGAGTCCGGTCAGGACTCGGGCGTGTGGGGCGGTCTGAGCGAAGACGAGCGTCGCGCTCTCAAGCGCCGCGCCGCTCGCGCTCGCCGCGCGTCCTGA
- a CDS encoding sensor histidine kinase translates to MSTLSELVYAQGRASEADVEWLHRLAGDGQLLADLAFADIVIWVPTPDDSFVAVAHTRPGGAATLFYRDIVGDRVRPQWRTQVRDAFQSGRIVDSASPDWFEETPTRVRAVPIVRELSREGDAVTTVGVLTRHTNLGETRTPSRQQITFNDCADDLFGMIASAEFPDLAAPTAPRRGAPRASDGLIRLDVDGITTFASPNALSAFNRMGFDDELEGESLAEVTARILPAKRLDVDESLPVVVSGRAPWRADMEARGVQVSLRTIPLRDRGTRIGAIVLSRDVTEIRHQEQELITKDATIREIHHRVKNNLQTVASLLRIQARRTHSDEARDALTQAMRRVSAIAVVHDTLSEGLAQNVDFDDVFARVLKLVAEVAAAPNTRARTRTTGQFGTLPSQFATPLALALTELVTNAVEHGLAGQEGDVEIAAERTDEVLAVSVRDTGVGLPEGQVGRGLGTQIVRTLIQGELGGTIDWHTLMGSGTEVTIEIPLRYIGGTSV, encoded by the coding sequence GTGTCGACACTCAGTGAACTCGTCTACGCCCAGGGCCGCGCCAGCGAGGCCGATGTCGAGTGGCTGCACCGCCTGGCCGGCGATGGACAGCTCCTCGCCGACCTCGCGTTCGCCGACATCGTGATCTGGGTGCCGACGCCCGACGACTCGTTCGTCGCGGTCGCGCACACGCGGCCCGGGGGAGCGGCCACCCTGTTCTACCGCGACATCGTGGGCGACCGGGTCCGCCCGCAGTGGCGTACGCAGGTGCGCGACGCGTTCCAGAGCGGACGCATCGTGGATTCGGCATCCCCCGACTGGTTCGAAGAGACGCCCACCCGCGTCCGCGCGGTACCGATCGTGCGTGAGCTCTCGCGCGAGGGCGACGCGGTGACGACGGTCGGCGTGCTCACGCGGCACACCAACCTCGGCGAGACGCGCACCCCCTCGCGCCAGCAGATCACGTTCAACGACTGCGCCGACGATCTCTTCGGCATGATCGCCTCGGCCGAGTTCCCCGATCTCGCCGCCCCCACCGCACCGCGGCGCGGCGCTCCGCGCGCCTCGGACGGTCTCATCCGCCTCGACGTCGACGGCATCACCACGTTCGCGAGCCCCAACGCGCTCTCGGCCTTCAACCGCATGGGGTTCGACGACGAGCTCGAGGGGGAGTCGCTCGCCGAGGTGACCGCCCGCATCCTGCCCGCCAAACGGCTCGACGTCGATGAGTCGCTCCCCGTGGTCGTGAGCGGCCGCGCGCCGTGGCGCGCGGACATGGAAGCGCGCGGGGTGCAGGTGTCGCTGCGCACGATCCCGCTGCGCGACCGGGGGACCCGCATCGGGGCGATCGTCCTCAGCCGCGACGTGACCGAGATCCGCCACCAGGAACAGGAACTCATCACCAAGGACGCGACGATCCGCGAGATCCACCACCGCGTCAAGAACAACCTTCAGACGGTCGCCTCACTCCTTCGCATCCAGGCCCGTCGCACCCACTCCGACGAGGCGCGCGACGCGCTCACTCAGGCCATGCGGCGTGTCTCGGCCATCGCCGTCGTACACGACACGCTCTCGGAGGGCCTCGCGCAGAACGTCGACTTCGACGACGTGTTCGCCCGCGTGCTCAAGCTCGTCGCCGAGGTCGCGGCGGCACCCAACACCCGCGCGCGCACCCGCACGACGGGGCAGTTCGGCACCCTGCCGAGTCAGTTCGCGACGCCGCTCGCGCTCGCCCTGACCGAGCTCGTCACGAACGCCGTCGAGCACGGCCTCGCCGGCCAAGAGGGCGACGTCGAGATCGCCGCCGAGCGCACCGACGAGGTGCTCGCGGTGAGTGTGCGCGACACCGGGGTGGGCCTGCCCGAGGGACAGGTCGGCCGCGGTCTCGGCACGCAGATCGTGCGCACGCTGATTCAGGGCGAACTCGGCGGAACGATCGACTGGCACACGCTCATGGGCAGCGGCACCGAAGTCACGATCGAGATCCCGCTGCGCTACATCGGCGGTACGTCCGTCTGA
- a CDS encoding DNA-binding protein, producing the protein MSSPPSRYVDPDAVASRLGMTRDEVLGLVGRGEIRGMEVGTPPHWVIDEESVTSYVDDRIEIARRAALWNQSQEASFPELWGEGDIRHPD; encoded by the coding sequence ATGAGTTCACCTCCGAGCCGATACGTGGACCCGGATGCCGTCGCCTCGCGCCTCGGGATGACGCGCGACGAGGTGCTCGGGCTCGTCGGTCGCGGCGAGATCCGCGGCATGGAGGTCGGCACTCCCCCGCACTGGGTCATCGACGAGGAGAGCGTCACGTCGTACGTCGACGACCGTATCGAGATCGCCCGGCGGGCTGCCCTGTGGAATCAGTCCCAGGAGGCGAGCTTTCCCGAGCTGTGGGGAGAGGGCGACATCCGGCATCCGGACTGA
- a CDS encoding Rv3235 family protein — protein sequence MTVPLTIVDSARLAPASQVDDFAPQKTPAARLPRADVFTRNIVRGVFEVLAGVREVEQLARWTSEEVYRSLVVRASLAKRARSARGVPVPRDVHEIRNVHLFAPTDGVFEATVTAAARARTRAVALRLEGIDGRWRVTALALL from the coding sequence ATGACCGTTCCGCTCACGATCGTCGACTCCGCTCGCCTCGCGCCGGCCTCGCAGGTCGATGATTTCGCCCCGCAGAAGACCCCCGCCGCGCGACTGCCGCGCGCAGACGTCTTCACGCGGAACATCGTCCGCGGCGTCTTCGAGGTCTTGGCAGGTGTTCGCGAGGTCGAACAGTTGGCGCGCTGGACGTCGGAGGAGGTCTACCGCTCGCTCGTCGTGCGCGCCAGTCTCGCGAAACGTGCACGCAGCGCCCGCGGTGTTCCCGTGCCGCGCGACGTCCACGAGATCCGGAACGTGCATCTCTTCGCCCCGACGGACGGGGTCTTCGAAGCGACCGTGACGGCCGCAGCCCGAGCGCGGACCCGCGCCGTCGCCCTGCGTCTCGAGGGCATCGACGGACGCTGGCGCGTCACCGCCCTCGCGCTGCTCTGA
- a CDS encoding pyridoxal phosphate-dependent aminotransferase codes for MSPLRPLDQSSKLKDVLYEIRGEALVEADRLEAEGHAILKLNTGNPAIFGFEAPHQIVRDMIAAVPNAHGYSDSRGVLSARRAVVSRYEQEPGFPHLDPDDVYLGNGVSELITMTMQALLDEGDEVLIPAPDYPLWTAMTSLGGGTPVHYLCDESREWQPDLEDIRSKVTARTKAIVVINPNNPTGAVYSREVLEGIADIAREHSLLVLADEIYDRILFDDAVHIPMATVAPDLLVLTFNGLSKTYRVAGYRSGWLAITGPKTHAAGFLQGINLLASTRLCPNVPAQFAVQAALSGVQSIDALIAPTGRLHEQRDAAWQGLEAIPGVSCVMPRGALYAFPRFDPEVYEIPDDAKFVRDFLVAEHVLLVQGSGFNWPATDHVRIVTLPEARVISDAIERLGNFLASWRP; via the coding sequence ATGAGCCCGTTGCGCCCCCTCGATCAGTCGTCGAAGTTGAAGGATGTCCTCTACGAGATCCGTGGAGAGGCCCTCGTCGAGGCAGACCGGCTCGAGGCCGAGGGGCACGCGATCCTCAAGCTCAACACGGGCAACCCCGCGATCTTCGGGTTCGAGGCGCCGCACCAGATCGTGCGCGACATGATCGCGGCCGTGCCGAACGCCCACGGCTACAGCGACAGCCGGGGAGTGCTCTCCGCGCGGCGCGCGGTGGTCTCGCGGTACGAGCAGGAGCCCGGTTTCCCGCACCTCGACCCGGACGACGTGTACCTCGGCAACGGCGTGTCCGAGCTGATCACGATGACCATGCAGGCGCTCCTCGACGAGGGGGACGAGGTGCTGATCCCGGCCCCCGACTACCCGCTGTGGACCGCGATGACGAGCCTCGGCGGCGGAACGCCCGTGCACTACCTGTGCGACGAGTCGCGCGAGTGGCAGCCCGACCTGGAAGACATCCGGTCGAAGGTGACTGCGCGGACCAAGGCGATCGTGGTGATCAACCCGAACAACCCGACGGGTGCGGTCTACTCGCGTGAGGTGCTCGAGGGCATCGCCGACATCGCTCGTGAGCACTCGCTGCTCGTGCTCGCCGATGAGATCTACGACCGCATCCTGTTCGACGATGCCGTGCACATCCCGATGGCGACGGTCGCACCCGACCTGCTGGTGCTGACCTTCAACGGCCTGTCCAAGACCTATCGTGTGGCGGGTTACCGCTCCGGATGGCTCGCGATCACGGGCCCCAAGACGCACGCCGCCGGCTTCTTGCAGGGCATCAACCTCTTGGCATCCACCCGTCTGTGTCCCAACGTGCCGGCGCAGTTCGCGGTGCAGGCGGCGCTGTCGGGGGTGCAGTCGATCGACGCGCTGATCGCCCCCACCGGTCGTCTGCACGAGCAGAGGGATGCCGCGTGGCAGGGCCTCGAGGCGATCCCGGGTGTCTCGTGCGTCATGCCCAGGGGCGCCCTGTACGCCTTCCCGCGATTCGATCCCGAGGTGTACGAGATCCCCGATGACGCGAAGTTCGTCCGTGACTTCCTCGTCGCCGAGCACGTCCTGCTCGTACAGGGTTCGGGCTTCAACTGGCCCGCGACCGACCACGTGCGCATCGTGACGCTGCCCGAGGCTCGCGTGATCAGTGACGCGATCGAACGCCTGGGCAACTTCCTCGCGTCGTGGCGGCCCTGA